TAGAGGGCCGAAGTGATGTTTGGAGGGGAAGGATTTGCCTCTACCCCAGACTTCTCTGGGGTAAGAACGTTTTTTCTTTCGTTGAGGCAGCTTTGCTTTGGAGATGTAATCGAGTAGCCGGTCGTAGGTTTGTTGTCTGAGGACTGGGTCTGGAGAGCAGAGTTTAGGGCTCATGGCATTGATCAGGCCGTAGGCCTGGGTGAAGCTCAAGATTCGTGGATCGACGCCGGCCCTGCGGGCGGCGGTGGCCATAAAAGCCCTGACCAACCCATAGGCTACGACGGCGATAAGCAACTCTTTCTCTACCGCGGCTTGGCTTTTGCCATGCAGGTGCTCCAGCCGCAGAGTTCCCTTCAGGGTTCTCAGATCCAGTTCTAGATTCCAGCGTTCTCCGTACAGAGCGACGATCTCGTCGGCCTCCTGCTCCAGCGTGGTGAACAGATAGAGGCTGTCGCGAAAACCCTTGGCCGAACACACGATCAAGCGGCCTTTTATTTCAGCATCCGCCAGCTCTGGGTATTTTTTGCGTTCCTGAGCGCTGGGTTTCCAGCACACCAAAAACTCCCCCTGAACCGGCAGAGATTTACCTCCCAGGGAGAGGGCCCGTGCCTTGCTCAGACGGAACAGAGCTTGATGCCCGCTGCCGATCACTTCCTGCGCAAAAGCGAAGATCCCGAAGCCGCCATCCCCGATAATCACACTGCCTGCGGGGGCCCGGCTCAGAACCTTCTTCGCAAGGTTTTGCTCGCTCACCGCCTCCGGTCCATACATCGGTCCCCAGGCTGGACGTTGTGCGATCCCTGTCCGCACATCATGCAGGCAGACCCACTTCATGATCCCCCAGTGACCGAGACCGTGCTGGTTTCGGCCCGCTGGAAATGCCTTCAAGATATCGGCTGTATGCTCCAGGCGCACACTGCTGCCATCCAGCAGCAGCACCGGGCGACCCCATTTCGCCTCCGCTTCGATCTGACCGCTCAGTGCGGCCAACGTCTGATCGCAGACCTGTTCCACCGTCTCTGGGGTGATTCGCCCACATGCCCGGGCGTAGCCGCCAGTGTTGGC
This genomic window from Terriglobus albidus contains:
- a CDS encoding IS4 family transposase codes for the protein MEIKAEAENLLKLFERVVPVISWGEFGGGGQIYTLPVVVEMMLLQRLSEHGTQQEAVHALLGGRLDRLLPNSKRVQGGRISANTGGYARACGRITPETVEQVCDQTLAALSGQIEAEAKWGRPVLLLDGSSVRLEHTADILKAFPAGRNQHGLGHWGIMKWVCLHDVRTGIAQRPAWGPMYGPEAVSEQNLAKKVLSRAPAGSVIIGDGGFGIFAFAQEVIGSGHQALFRLSKARALSLGGKSLPVQGEFLVCWKPSAQERKKYPELADAEIKGRLIVCSAKGFRDSLYLFTTLEQEADEIVALYGERWNLELDLRTLKGTLRLEHLHGKSQAAVEKELLIAVVAYGLVRAFMATAARRAGVDPRILSFTQAYGLINAMSPKLCSPDPVLRQQTYDRLLDYISKAKLPQRKKKRSYPREVWGRGKSFPSKHHFGPLPKTKSK